Genomic window (Maledivibacter sp.):
ATATCCACTAATTCTTCAAGGGTTTTTTGCTATGAAACAACCCCTAATATGGAAGTAGCTAAGGCGGTTAGAATCTCCATGTCCATCCCCCTATATTTTGAATCTATAGAGGTTAATATAGGTAACGCAAACGAATCCCCACTTCCCCATATTTTTTCGGACGGTGGAGTCATGAGAAACTATCCTATAAATTTATTTGATTCAATTTTTTTCAAAGATATGATCGTTGAAGGTGCCAATGCACAAACCCTAGGAGCAAGATTTATAAGTAAACCAAACTATGATGAAATCAATAATCTAATAGAATATATAGGAAATCTATTTAAATCCTTTATGAAGGTTCAGCAAGACATGTATAATCGTAGTATTAAGGACAAATTAAGATCTATTGAAATAGACACTAAAAATATATCCTTTATAGATTTTGATATAAGTCCAGATGATGAAAAATATAATTTCCTATATAACCAAGGCTATAGAGCAGCTAAAAAATATTTTCAAAATAGAATGTATTTAACTAGGACTTACTAAATATAC
Coding sequences:
- a CDS encoding patatin-like phospholipase family protein, which encodes MSYKYKNLVFEGGGVLGIAYLGVLDFLYNNGILQNFKRTAGASAGAITACLTSFALPFNEVKQMADSLDYKQIPQKNSQDDLKGIPSAVKREIEKIFGDIDCIYRLIKNYGWYSSEYFYEWIQEQIASQFDSSKKLPPYTFADFKDSSIHKKRNPFLDLYIIGTDISTNSSRVFCYETTPNMEVAKAVRISMSIPLYFESIEVNIGNANESPLPHIFSDGGVMRNYPINLFDSIFFKDMIVEGANAQTLGARFISKPNYDEINNLIEYIGNLFKSFMKVQQDMYNRSIKDKLRSIEIDTKNISFIDFDISPDDEKYNFLYNQGYRAAKKYFQNRMYLTRTY